A stretch of DNA from Anaerobacillus isosaccharinicus:
GTTGCTTGGCTCTTCACAAACAAAAGGTGGCGTTTAGGAGATAACAAGAGCCGTGAGACAATTTATATTGTCTCACGGCTCTCTCTTTTTATTTTATAAAACGGTCTAAAATCAATAATTATAACTGACTATTCAGATAAGTGTAGTATAATATTTGTATAGACTAATTTGAGGTGATATTCATGCTAAAGCCTAGAAAAGAAAAACAAATTGAGTTTGAAATGGTAACCATTGATCAGCTAGTCCCTGAAGATCATGAACTAAGAATTATTGATAAATACATAGATTTCTCTTTTATCTACGATAAAGTAAAGGGTTACTATTGTGCAGATAATGGACGACCACCAATTGATCCTGTCATGCTATTTAAGATGATGTTTATTGGTTATTTATACGGAATTCGGTCGGAACGCAGATTAGAAAAAGAAATTCAAACCAATATGGCTTACCGATGGTTCCTTGGCCTTGGAATAACAGAACGTGTTCCTCATCATTCTACGATTAGTTTTAATCGACATAAACGGTTTGATGGGACCAGTGCTTTTCAGGATATCTTTGATGAAGTAGTAGAATTGGCGATGAAACATCGAATGGTTGGTGGCCGGGTTTTATTTACTGATTCCACACATTTAAAAGCGAACGCAAATAAAAAAAAGTTTGTGAAAAAAACTGTTCAATCCCCTACTAGAACTTATATAAAAGAGCTAGATGCAGCTATTGAAGAAAGCCGTCGTGAGCATGGAAAAAAGCCTTTAAAAGCTAGGGAGGAAGTGAGTGAAGAAAAAGAAATAAAAGAAAGTACAACAGACCCTGAGAGCGGGTATATGTACCGAGAGGGGAAACCTGAGGGATTTTTTTACCTTGATCACCGTACAACCGATATGAAATTTAACATCATCACGGATGTTCATGTAACTCCAGGAAATGTCCACGATTCACAACCTTATATTGAAAGATTAGAACGTCAAATTGAGCGATTTGGTTTTAAAGTTGAAGCAGCTGCCACTGATTCTGGTTACTATACAGCATGGATTTGTAAGAAACTCGAAGAGATGAAAATTATGGGTGTCATTGGTTATCGTCGTTTTCATCCAACACGAGGGCTATTTCCTAAGTGGAAATTCAAATTTGATAAAGAAACTGATACTTACGCATGTCCAAATAACCAAAATTTATATTACAAGACTACCTCAAGAGAAGGGTATCAAGAATACCATTCCGATCCAAAGCAATGTAAGGACTGTCCGCTACTCTCGGAATGTACAAGGAGCCGAAATCAGAAAAAGGTAGTGACTAGACATGTTTGGGAAGAAAGTAAAGAACTGATTAGAAAAAACCGTCTTTCTGATACAGGAAAGATGCTTTATAAAAAAAGAAAAGAAACAGTTGAGCGAAGCTTTGCGGATTCAAAAGAACTCCACGGGCTTCGCTACTGCCGGTTACGAGGCAGAGAACATGTTCAAGAGCAAGCGCTAATGACAGCAGCTGCTCAGAACATCAAAAAGATCGCAAACCACCTAGCCAAGATGGCATAGGTGGTTTGCGAACTGCTTTTTTTCTGTTTTTATAAAACCAACTATACAAAAATAAAGAAACCCAATGTAAAAATGAATTTTACATTGGGTTTCTCGACACTCTGAGGAAAAGTCAGTGGACTTTTCCTTTTCCTTTTCACATAAATACATCTAAACCTTGAAGCGACTATTGTTTCATTATATAATTCAGGAGAAAATTAGCGATAATTGAAACATTTTCTTTTGCTATTCGTAAAAATAATTAGAAACATTTTGGAGGGATACACATGGAGGATAAAAACACATTTAAATTAGACATAGATCATAAAGTAAAAGAATATTTTAACCCTTTAAATAATGAGGAAGATGTCAACCGTTTACTCGAGCGATTAAACGGTTTAGGAACAGAAGCCCAAAAAAATGCTGGAGAATCATTGGAAGCATTAAAGCGGCCTGTAAAAGAAATGATGGATCAGCCAAACAACGAACTACCCAAAAACTTACTTAAGCTTCGAGAAATTGTTGCTGAGCTTGAACCGAGCCATTTAAGGAAAGGGCAAATCCAAGGTTTCATGGATCGTTTATTGAGACGAAACCCAATGGAGCAATATGCTCGTAAATATAAAACCGTTGAATCTCAAGTAGACAACATTATCGGTGCTCTACTCGTCGGGAAAGATAAGTT
This window harbors:
- a CDS encoding IS1182 family transposase, which translates into the protein MLKPRKEKQIEFEMVTIDQLVPEDHELRIIDKYIDFSFIYDKVKGYYCADNGRPPIDPVMLFKMMFIGYLYGIRSERRLEKEIQTNMAYRWFLGLGITERVPHHSTISFNRHKRFDGTSAFQDIFDEVVELAMKHRMVGGRVLFTDSTHLKANANKKKFVKKTVQSPTRTYIKELDAAIEESRREHGKKPLKAREEVSEEKEIKESTTDPESGYMYREGKPEGFFYLDHRTTDMKFNIITDVHVTPGNVHDSQPYIERLERQIERFGFKVEAAATDSGYYTAWICKKLEEMKIMGVIGYRRFHPTRGLFPKWKFKFDKETDTYACPNNQNLYYKTTSREGYQEYHSDPKQCKDCPLLSECTRSRNQKKVVTRHVWEESKELIRKNRLSDTGKMLYKKRKETVERSFADSKELHGLRYCRLRGREHVQEQALMTAAAQNIKKIANHLAKMA